Sequence from the Segatella copri genome:
AATACCGCCCAGCATCTCCCATATTGATAGTATCGTTGTTGAAACCCATACAGACAAAGGTATTCTCCATACTTGTACCAACAGAGGCTCCGAGGTAGAAGCCGATGGAATCTTGTTCTAATTTGCCTTCTTTCATGTAGCCCAAAGCCATGAGACGGATGGTCTGACCGTTTCTCTTGCTCTTGACGAGCCAACTGACATGCCCATTCAACGGTGAGAACACCCAAGTGGTGTTATGGATGGTGTCCTCCAGCTCTTCCATCTCCTCCTTGGTAGGTAGGCGCCATTTTCCTTCCCATCTCACATGAGCCACGTCGTGCTTGTCTTGAAGAACGCCATATTCTTCCGGATAGCCAGACATCCACTGATAGTTGTTCTTTGAGTAAGAACGCTTAACTTCCAACTCACCCCACGAATAGAATTCTGAAGCCAGTTCGTCTTCTTCGCCTCCCAGATTGGCTGTAGCCCACTTCGTACCGGATGGAAGCTGCAAGTCCACATATTTATGCCCCATATAGGCGGATGTGTTCGTGCCCACATGATGATCGCACCCCACGACTACTGCAAGCAAAGATGCCATGCTGCCAACATTCAGCATTACAACCCAAAAGAGCATCATGGCTCTACAATTTTTCTTTGTAAAATCCATAATTGACAAATTTAAATGATTAGTAATATAATGTATGAAAATCTTTTGTTTTGCAAATTTAAGACAAATCCACGAAACGGCATCGAAATTGAGTTTTCACTTGTTCACAGTTCGCTCCCAATTATTCGTTTCGTTCCCAAAACTTCATTATTTTGCCCAAAAATTACCAAATAGCACAAAATCAGCACTTATTTCACCCTATTTCGGATAAAATCCGTAACTTTGCATTACTTTTAAGAAATAAATAATGATGGATAGACTTTTACACAAGAAAAAGACAAAATGGCTACTAGTTTTCATTTTGGGATGGTGGACAATCGCTCTGTTCGCCACGGGGACCGTATTGCCCGATAGTATGGTGACCGAGGATAAAGTATATGAATATACGTTTTCCGACACCCCACTGGCAGAGCGGATTATGGCAGAGTTGCGCAAGCAAGGCAAACAAGTTTCCTATGAACTGGACATGACGGAAGGCGACCTATATTATAATACGGGACGATTCATCATGGCCACCCGCTTCTACAAGAGCGCCCTCTCAGCAAGAGCCGTCAAGCAAGATGCCACCAAGAAGATGAAACTACTGCATCGTCTGATTTCTTGCTACGACGGACTATACGACGAAGAAGAGAAATCAAAAACCATTAGACAATTAATTCACGAAGCGAAACTTGCCAATGACATGGGCATGGAGTCTATTGCCTTGTTTTATCTGGGCAAGAGCCTGCATGAGCAAGATTCGAAGGAACGAGGATACGCCTACATGTTGCAAGCCCTTAGGATAATGGAAAAGTCGCATTACGACCACAAGTACGACAATCTGCGGGCAGATTACAACGACCTACTTATCTGCTATGAGCGTGATAAGAAACACAAGGAGGCATTCAAGATATTGAACAAACTGGAGAAATACCTAGATGCAAAAAATCCTGGCGAGACTGACATGGAAGGACTCTATGAACAGGAAAGATGCAAATGGCTTGCTCACCGTGCCGTGGTATGCTCAAAACTGGGAATGACCAAGGAAGCCGCAGAAGCTTATCACGAGTTCAACAAGATGGGAAGCATCAACCGCCGATACGCCTATCTGATAGTACCCTATCTACTTGGCCAGCACAAATACCACGAGGTCTTGGAGTTGTGCAAACAACGTGAACAAGAAATGCAAGACAGGAAGGACACCGTCAATCTCTACATGTCATCCACACTCAAATTCTACGGCATGGCCTACAGAGGACTGAGACTGTACGACAAGGCAGCAAACTATTTCGAGCGGTTGTCCGTATTGAGAGACAGTCTGCGCATCAGGGAATTGCAAAGTTCCTCGCAAGAGTTGGCTTTCATATATGACGTAAAGGATAAAGAGGCGCAAATCGCCAACCAGCGCTGGGCACTCATCATCACCATCGGTTTCGGTGTGGCTTTAATCATTGTCGGAGGAATACTGGGCTACAACTACCACACCATCAAGAAAAAGAACATCACACTGGTGACAAACGTGAAGGAAGCCATGAAATACAAGGAGGAACTGGAACGACAGAACCTCAACACCCTATCCTCTACCATGACACAACATACAGAAGAAGAGGACATGGACAAACGGCTGTTTGAAGAGATTAGGAGCAAGATTATCGGAGAGAAATTCTTCTTAGACAATACCTTCTCCCGCAAGACATTGATGAACGAATTCAACATTCCAGCCAACAAGTTCGCAGGTCTGTTCCGTCAGTTCACGGGCAAGACATTCAGCGAATACATCAACGACCTGAGAATCGAGTATGTGGCAGAACTTCTTCTCACCGGCAAATACAAGAATGTAGAAGAATTGCTGAAAGACTGCTCGTTCATATCCTCTACATCGCTATACCGCTTGTTCACTAAGAGATATGGTATGACTCCACAGAAATTCCTGCAGAACGCAAGATTTGTAAAATAGAAAAAATGCCGATAGTTCCAAATTCCAGAATTATCGGCATTTATCATTTATAAAACCAAAAAACTATATATTATGGTTGCAAGGTGAAACCTACTACCAGGTAGGCTTTCTCGGTACTAGGGTTAGCAGCCACCTGAGCGAAGACCGGAACAGAGAAAGAATCTGTAATCTTCAAATCCTTGGTTGCTTTCACACCTACATGAGTAACAGCGAAACCATTGGCATCACCATAGAAGGATGTAGCAAACGGAACAGCACCTACACTTGCCTCCCAATCACAGCCACCTAACTTGAATGGAGCTGTAGCCTCAACGTATGAAGAATAGGCACGATCACCATCCTTATTTACTCCATCATTGCCTGCAAAGTTGGTGTACCAGTTCAAGGCAAGCGGACCGAAATCATAACCTACATTTGCCTCGAATACATGAGAAGTCTCATGAGCAGAATAAGCAAAATACTTCTCATTAGGAGAATTGAACCAGTAATCAGTTACACCGATATGGAAACCGCCAGTCTCGTATGCCAGGGTAAGATCGAACTCCTTGGTATCTTCTGGCTGAGAAATACCAACACTTCCCCATGCAGTAAGAGACAAACCTTTATATCCAATGCCAAGAGTAGGCTGCAAAGAAATTGCTCCCAAATCCTGACCACGCCAGTAGTACTGGCTCACGATATCAGCACCCATAGATGTTTCCACCTTGTCCTGTGCCATAGCAGCAGGAGCAAATGCCATCAAACCGAGTGCCAACGCACCCATCTTCTTCATATCTAAATGCTTCATATTCTCTCTTTTTATGTGATACATTTGTTTTTTAAAAGTTTCGGCTGCAAAATTAATAATAATAATTTTGCTCACCAAAACTTTTGTCTATTATCTCTCTCTTACGTCTATATGAAAGTACCATTAGTTGTAGCAGCTTTCACCATGCTCGTAGATATCCAGACCTTCTTCCTCGATTCGCTTATCAACACGGAGACCAGCAATCTTCTTGATACCCCAGAAGAGGATGATACCTGTAGCAGCTGCCCAAA
This genomic interval carries:
- a CDS encoding helix-turn-helix domain-containing protein, which encodes MMDRLLHKKKTKWLLVFILGWWTIALFATGTVLPDSMVTEDKVYEYTFSDTPLAERIMAELRKQGKQVSYELDMTEGDLYYNTGRFIMATRFYKSALSARAVKQDATKKMKLLHRLISCYDGLYDEEEKSKTIRQLIHEAKLANDMGMESIALFYLGKSLHEQDSKERGYAYMLQALRIMEKSHYDHKYDNLRADYNDLLICYERDKKHKEAFKILNKLEKYLDAKNPGETDMEGLYEQERCKWLAHRAVVCSKLGMTKEAAEAYHEFNKMGSINRRYAYLIVPYLLGQHKYHEVLELCKQREQEMQDRKDTVNLYMSSTLKFYGMAYRGLRLYDKAANYFERLSVLRDSLRIRELQSSSQELAFIYDVKDKEAQIANQRWALIITIGFGVALIIVGGILGYNYHTIKKKNITLVTNVKEAMKYKEELERQNLNTLSSTMTQHTEEEDMDKRLFEEIRSKIIGEKFFLDNTFSRKTLMNEFNIPANKFAGLFRQFTGKTFSEYINDLRIEYVAELLLTGKYKNVEELLKDCSFISSTSLYRLFTKRYGMTPQKFLQNARFVK